From Methylophaga thalassica:
GTCGTGCGATGCCACCATCAGCCCCTTTTTCTCTAACAAGTAATGAAATCTACGCACTTTGCGCTTATATTTTAAATCAGGATGATATACTCAAGAACGATGTGGAACTCAATGAAGTCACACTACCTCAGGTAAAGATGCCTAATCGGGATGGGTTTTCTCCCGTCTATCCAAACAAACGCTGAAATAATTTAAGGATCTGTCTATGAGCCCACGTTACGCATGTACTGCTAACCCCGCCCCAGAATTATTCAATACCGAAAAGCTAGGGATGAATAGCGATGCTCTTATCAAAGATTTCAAACGTTATTACGGTACACACTTAGCTCAGGATAAAGGTTGTGCTTCAGGTCATTACCTCTACTCATCACTGGCACTGACATTAAGAGACCGGCTGTTCAACCGCATGAAGCATACTAAGCACACCTATGCAGAAAAGCAGTGTAAACATGCTTATTATCTGTCAATGGAATTTCTTATGGGTAGAGCCATGGGCAATGCGGTTCTAAACCTCGGTTTAGAAAAAGAAACGACCAAAGCACTCAATGAACTCCATTTAAACTTTGAAGATTTAATCGAAATGGAACACGACGCCGGGCTCGGTAATGGCGGTCTCGGGCGATTAGCGGCGTGTTTTATAGATAGTTGTGCCACCTTACAACTCCCCGTTACAGGCTATGGGCTGCGTTATGAATATGGCATGTTCCAGCAACGTATCGAAAACGGTTTTCAGGTGGAAAAACCTGATCACTGGTTACAGGATGGTAATCCATGGGAACTGGAACGTCCGGAATTTACCCAACGGGTTAAATTTGGCGGTCACACCGAATATCACCCAACCGACAGTGGTGATATGAAAGTCCACTGGGTCAACACAAATGATGTACTGGCTATCCCTTTTGATCTGCCCATTCCCGGTTATCAAAATGGCACAGTTAACGTGCTGCGTTTATGGAAAGCGGGTGCCACCGATGAGTTTAACCTGGAAGACTTCAACTCAGGCTCTTATACCGAAGCGGTTGCTGCCAAAAATGAAGCTGAAAATATCAGCATGGTGCTCTACCCCAATGATGCCAGTGAGAATGGTAAAGAACTTCGTCTGCGCCAACAGTACTTCTTAGCCTCGGCCAGTCTGCAGGACATCCTCGATTACTGGGTCACGACACATGGTGAATCCTTCGATAATTTTGCTGAGAAAAATTGTTTCCAATTAAATGACACCCACCCGACTGTGGCTGTTGCCGAACTGATGCGTCTATTAATGGATGAACATGGATTAGGCTGGGAAAAAGCATGGGAAATTACTTCCAGCACCATGGCCTACACTAACCATACCCTGTTACCAGAAGCATTAGAGCGCTGGCCGGTGAATATGTTTGGTCGTCTGTTACCACGCATTCTGGAAATTATTTATGAAATTAATGCACGCTTTCTTCGTGAAGTCGCCACTCGTTGGCCTGGAGACAAAGCGCGCCTTGCACGCATGTCTATTATTGAAGAAGGCGGTGAAAAACAAGTTCGTATGGCTCATCTGGCCATCGTCGGTAGCTTCTCCATCAATGGTGTCGCGGCCTTACACTCAGAGTTACTGAAAAAAGGCTTATTCCACGACTTTTACGAACTCTGGCCACATAAATTCAACAACAAAACCAATGGTGTGACACAACGCCGCTGGCTCGCCTGGTGTAATCCAGACTTAAGTGAACTCATCACAGACACCATTGGTGATAACTGGATTACCCAACTGACTGAGCTGAAAAAACTGGAAGCCTATGCCCATGACAAGGCTTTCCAAAAGAAATGGCATGCCGCTAAACTTGCCAATAAACAACGTTTGGCAAAATTAGTGAAAGATAGCTGTGGCGTTGAGTTCAATCCTGAAGCTATGTTTGATATTCAGGTAAAACGCATTCATGAATACAAACGTCAGCTACTTAATATTCTGCATGTTATTCACCTTTATGACCGTATCAAACGTGGCGATACCAAAAATATGACGCCGCGCTGCGTACTGTTTGGTGGCAAAGCTGCACCAGGTTATGTCATGGCAAAACGCATCATCAAACTGATTAATAATGTTGCCAGCACAGTGAATAATGATCCGGATGTGGGCGATCTGTTAAAAGTCGTCTTTTTGCCAAACTATCAAGTTTCAGCCATGGAAGTGATTTGCCCAGCAGCTGATTTATCAGAACAGATCTCTACCGCCGGTAAAGAAGCCTCTGGTACGGGCAATATGAAATTTATGATGAACGGCGCGATGACTATTGGAACACTGGATGGAGCCAATATTGAAATCCGTGATGAAGCCGGCGCTGAAAACTTCTTTCTGTTCGGTCTGACTGAAGACGAAGTCACTGAGCTCAAGCCCACCTACAATCCACGGTTTATTATTGATAATGATGCCGATCTGAAACGCGTCGTCAACTTGTTAGAATCAGGCCACTTCAACCAATGTGAAGAAGGTGCTTTTGATGACATTATTGCTGCTTTCACCAGCCCCAATGACCCATGGATGACGGTTGCAGACTTCCATAGCTATGTGGAAGCCCAGCAACGTGCAGCGGAAGTCTATCAAGACAAAGAACGCTGGATAGCAATGAGTATTATGAACAGTGCTAACAGTGGTATGTTCTCTACCGACAGAACCATGGAAGAGTACAACAACGATATCTGGAAATTAGAAAAAATTAATCCACGGTTTTAATTTTGAGCGGCCAAGAGGGTGTTAACGACTCTCTTGGCTAAACACCTCTTGAGCCGTAGCAGATTATCAGCAAAGTCCGTATAATCTTCGGCTCAACTTCACGCGCCTGTAGCTCAGTTGGATAGAGTACCAGTTTCCGAAGCTGGGGGTCACAGGTTCGATTCCTGTCAGGCGCGCCACTTTTAAACAAAAAACATTCAAGCACCCTATTCCTCATTATCTGTGGACGTGACAAACGTTCTCATATCAAATGCTGGGAAACTTGCCCGAAAATCTGGGGTAATTATCAGCTGCTCAATATCATCTAAACATTTTTAATACGCTCTCCAACAATAAGGAGAGAGAAATGAATGTTTTGTTATTGGGTGCTGTCGCCATGATTACAGCCTTGATTTTATCTGCATGGTTAATGACATTTGCTCGCTGGTTCCCTATAAAAGGGATTGATGGCGACTTTTTAGTGGATTATAAAACCATGATCAGAGCGCATGTTGACTATGCGCTTATGGCATTGTTTAGTTTGGGTTTCTACGGTGCAGCTTCAGGCGCCAATATTGAGCTATCAAAGATCGCATGCCTTTGCATTGCTGTTGGTGGATTTACCAATCCGACGATTTTTGTCATCGCTGCCTTTGATACCGACTTCTGGAATAAAGCTATTTGGAAAATTTTCTCCGCGCTCAGCTTTATTGTTACAACAATTGGTTTTGTATGGATTGCCTACAGCTTTCTGATGTTCGCTATTTAGCAACAGATTGTTACGTATAAATCGTTCTAATGTTGTAATAGAGCGCCTATATATGGCGCTCTTTTTAATCTAACCTCATATTTTTATATTCATTTTATGAAACGGTATGCATTCCAGAAAATGAAATATATAAAATGTAGGCTACTAAAATAGCATCTACTTTATTAATTTTATTAAGAATTCAGCGTTAACCCTCTATCTCAATATAAAAATTTCTGACTAAGTTTGCTTTTGTCATAAATCTTTAACTTAAGGTCGTTACTCTTATCGAGTTAAAGATTTTTATTGCTTAATTAACTAGTCAGGAGTTTCTATGAAACTATTTGCAAAAAATGCAAAGTCAGTCTTTCTTATTACTGCACTTGTTGGTGCTATGTCATCAACTGTCGCCCATGCCGAACTGAAATTAAATGGTTCTGGTGCCAGCTTCCCAGCTCCACTTTATAACAAATGGTTCAAGGACTACAGCAAACAAACTGATGGTGTACGTATTGACTATCAATCAAAAGGTAGTGGTGCAGGTATCCAAGACTTTATCAATGAAACTGTTGATTTTGCTGCTAGTGACGCAGCGATGAAAGACAGCGAAATCGAACAAGTGAAAAAAGGCGCTATTTTATTGCCAATGACTGCCGGTGAAGTTGTTCTGTCATACAACTTAGACGGCATCAAAGAATTGAAACTGCCTCGTGACGTTTATCCTGAAATCTTCATGGGTAAAATTACAAAATGGAATGATCCAAAAATTCAAGCAGCTAACCCTGGCGTGAAACTGCCTGATGAAAAAATCACTGTCGTTGTTCGTTCTGATTCAAGTGGTACTAGCTTTGTATTTACTAACCACTTATCAGCGATCAACAGTGAATTCAAAGAAGCAGTCGGTGGTTCTAAATCTCCGAACTGGCCAAGTGCAGGCACCATTGTTAAAGCGCCTAAAAATGACGGTGTAACAGCCACAATCAAACAAACTCCAGGTGCAATTGGTTATATCGAATATGGTTTTGCCAAACTAACCAAAATGCCAACCGCTGTTCTTGAAAACCAAAAAGGTAAATTTGTGAGTGCAGGTAGCGAAAGTGGTGCTGCAGCATTAGCGACTACACCTTTCCCATCAACAACTCTGCCAGGTAGCGATGTGCCAGACTTACGCGGATGGGCAACGGATCCAG
This genomic window contains:
- the pstS gene encoding phosphate ABC transporter substrate-binding protein PstS; the protein is MKLFAKNAKSVFLITALVGAMSSTVAHAELKLNGSGASFPAPLYNKWFKDYSKQTDGVRIDYQSKGSGAGIQDFINETVDFAASDAAMKDSEIEQVKKGAILLPMTAGEVVLSYNLDGIKELKLPRDVYPEIFMGKITKWNDPKIQAANPGVKLPDEKITVVVRSDSSGTSFVFTNHLSAINSEFKEAVGGSKSPNWPSAGTIVKAPKNDGVTATIKQTPGAIGYIEYGFAKLTKMPTAVLENQKGKFVSAGSESGAAALATTPFPSTTLPGSDVPDLRGWATDPAGDDAYPIATFTWLLVYKNQDDDKAKAMRDLIEYMVTKGQESSESMGYIPLPENVVEKVRNAAKMIQ
- a CDS encoding glycogen/starch/alpha-glucan phosphorylase; protein product: MSPRYACTANPAPELFNTEKLGMNSDALIKDFKRYYGTHLAQDKGCASGHYLYSSLALTLRDRLFNRMKHTKHTYAEKQCKHAYYLSMEFLMGRAMGNAVLNLGLEKETTKALNELHLNFEDLIEMEHDAGLGNGGLGRLAACFIDSCATLQLPVTGYGLRYEYGMFQQRIENGFQVEKPDHWLQDGNPWELERPEFTQRVKFGGHTEYHPTDSGDMKVHWVNTNDVLAIPFDLPIPGYQNGTVNVLRLWKAGATDEFNLEDFNSGSYTEAVAAKNEAENISMVLYPNDASENGKELRLRQQYFLASASLQDILDYWVTTHGESFDNFAEKNCFQLNDTHPTVAVAELMRLLMDEHGLGWEKAWEITSSTMAYTNHTLLPEALERWPVNMFGRLLPRILEIIYEINARFLREVATRWPGDKARLARMSIIEEGGEKQVRMAHLAIVGSFSINGVAALHSELLKKGLFHDFYELWPHKFNNKTNGVTQRRWLAWCNPDLSELITDTIGDNWITQLTELKKLEAYAHDKAFQKKWHAAKLANKQRLAKLVKDSCGVEFNPEAMFDIQVKRIHEYKRQLLNILHVIHLYDRIKRGDTKNMTPRCVLFGGKAAPGYVMAKRIIKLINNVASTVNNDPDVGDLLKVVFLPNYQVSAMEVICPAADLSEQISTAGKEASGTGNMKFMMNGAMTIGTLDGANIEIRDEAGAENFFLFGLTEDEVTELKPTYNPRFIIDNDADLKRVVNLLESGHFNQCEEGAFDDIIAAFTSPNDPWMTVADFHSYVEAQQRAAEVYQDKERWIAMSIMNSANSGMFSTDRTMEEYNNDIWKLEKINPRF